The genomic DNA TATGGATGTTGTTAAGGACTATACGGATAATCCAGCGTTAGCTACCTATCAATATCAAGAATACAACTGGTCGGAAGAAGCGCAGGGAAACGCCCAATTTGCCGTGTGGACGGGACTCGAAGAAAACGGGTTGGGAGTAAACATTCAACACTACGATCCGTTGATCAACGCAGCGGTAGCTTCCCGATTTGAGCTTCCCGCTAGTTGGCAACTCCGCGCCGAAATGAACTTTGGTTCGATTGAAAAACCAGCGGACGCAAAGGAATTTATGGATGATGCGGACCGCTTTAAGCTCTTTCAATAGTTTCTGTAGGAGGTTCACATGACGCAAGCACAAATTGAGCAGCGCTTGTTAAAACTGCGTCACTTGGCGAACATTACGATTACGCCACTCTGCTTAGCGCTAATCATCACCTATTTAGTGCAAAAAACGGTGACGCCATTAGTGATCTTGTTAGCTGTACTAGTGGTTTGTACCTATTTACCGTACGGACTTGTGACGCTCTACTACGTTTTCAAACGCCGCCAACGTTAAAATAACGCCCCTCGCTCATAATGGTGAGGGGTGTTTTTTTGGTGTAAAATGGAAAAGTCGGAAATACGAAAGGAGGGATGACGACATGCGAAAGTTCCGTGAATGGGGCCTAGCAATGTTGCTGATTATTGTGGCAGCGGGCTTGATCATGTTAATGCAGTGGCAAAAACACACCGTCATCCTCGGATACGATACGTTCTTTCATTTCAATCGAATTTATGATGCTGCTCAGCAATTGCAAACGGGGCGGTTTAACTACTTCATGAGTAACTATGGGTACCAACAATCAGGTCAAATGATTAATGCGCTCTATGGACCGTACTTTGCGTATGTATTAGGGCTGGTTTTGTGGCTGACCGGTAGTTGGTTTAGTTTCCAACTAGTGACCGGCACCCTGATTTTAGTGGGTGCGGGAGTTAGTGCGTGGGTGCTATTTTGTCGGTTACATGTTCATCGGTCCTTAGCAATTCTAGGGGCCCTCATTTATTTAGGCCAGAATTTTATTACATATTGGATCACGAGTGCGGCCTTTCTGGATTGGGGAGCGATGATACTGCCCCTAGCAGTTCTAATGGGGTTGGGGTTACTGGACGGGCGCCCGACGAAAATATCATGGGGCCTTGGGTTGGTCATCGCGCTTTTAATCGAAATGCACACCTTGAGTGCAGTGATGACCTGCTTAATGCTGGTTCCCTTTGCCCTCGTCGGTTGGTGGCGGTCGAAAACGAAGGGGCGGTACCTTGGACGTTTAGGGTTAAATGCACTTGGCGCGCTCGTACTAACTGCTAATTACCTAGTGGTATTTGTGAACGTAATGCTGCATAACCACTTGGTGGCGCCGTTTGCCGTGAAGAGTTTAGCCCAGGGAGCCATGCATTTTTTAAGCCCGAATTGGATGCAGACCGATCTCGGAATTGTGTTTATCGTAATTATTAGTGGACAAATTGCCTTGTTATGGTTAGTGCGCCCGCAACGGCGCTTAAATTACTTTCTAACTGGAATTGGGCTCGTCTTTTTCTACATTTCCTCAAATCTCTTTCCCTGGCGGTTGGTGGGGCGGTACTTGCCGTTTCTAAACCACTTTCTCCAGTTTCCTTCCCGCTTTTTTTCCTTTGCAGCCTTATTAATTCTGGCGGGCTTTTTAATGTCACTCACAACCGTGCTGGACATGCCCAAGTTGCATTGGGTGCATGGGTCCTTGTATGCCCTGGTGGGGTTACTAACCGTCATGACCGTGATGTTAGGGATGCGTAATGTGAAATTTCAGGCCGATAATAACTGGCACGGACAGACCGAACCACCCCAAGTTGGGGTTTATACTCCGGTCAAACATCGTCATGATTATTACCAACCGGGGGTTACCAACGCCCGTCTCAAAGCGGACTTTGCCAGTTCTGATCTGAATAGGCCGTTGTTAGACGAACGGCGGGGGATTACTGACTATTTGCCTAATAACAGTGGTCGTGTTAACGTTCGCCACTTACAAACGCAGTATCAAACTCAGATTATGTCGCGGTCGTCCCGCTTTACTAAACACGTTGATCGGCAGGGACAGTTACATGTGGCCTGGCGTGAATCCCAAGCTGCGGTGACTACCATTCCGGTGGTGGCCTATCATGATACGCGGGTCCGGCTGAACGGGCAAACGTTACAGCGCGGGCAACACGCGGATGCTAACCACTTTTCCGTAACCGAAATTGGCGCCATTCAGGTGCTTACCCGGTCAGGTGCCAATCAAGTAACGGTTTCCTACCAACCGGCTTCGTGGATTACGGGAGCGAGATTAATTTCACTAGGAGCCTGGTTCCTAGTGTTTGGCTGGGGATGGTGCTTGTGTTTTCGTTATCTGTTCAAGCGCTGCTGGTGCGGGTTAACTAGGTTTTAATTGCTAAATGTGCTAAAATAGCAAGCATATCATTGGAACGAAACGAGGAGTTATTTAAATGCAACGGTTATACTGGGATGCAATTAACATCAATGACCAAAAGGTCTTTTATACGGTTACCGATGCGGGACTCAATTTTGTTAGTTCGCCTGATTGTGGGGTTTCACAGGTATTGCGGTTTTATGCAGCCCCGTTTGAATACAGCCATGATCACCAACAGACGGATGGGTACCGAAAAGCCCTGAAACGGTATTTGAAGGGGAAGAGTGAGTCCTTTGGCTTTCCCCTGGATTACTTGGTGGATGGGACTCCTCAACAAGAAGAGGTCTGGCAGCTGATTAGTGCAATTCCCTATGGAAAAACTCTGAAGCTGGCTGACCTTGCAGCACAATTACGCGTTGACCCAGCCACCGTGCGGGCGGCCATGCAGGCCTGTCCGCTGTGGTTAGTGGTTCCCCTCCATCGGGTGGTGGAACTAGGCGATGATTGTGGCTATCGTACTAACGCAGCCATGCGCACCTATCTGCGTAATCTGGAGCAAAGTCCAAAATCAGAGTTAAGGGAGTTATTATAACCGTCATTAACTTTGAGAGGAATTTAAACAGATGAATAACCGAAAATTAACTTTAATTTCGTTAGTATTGATTATCTTTACTTCGATTTTTAACTTTGTTAACATTCCACGGGCCTTTTACTTAATGGGCTATGCCTCCATTATTTTTTATCTGATTGCAGCCGTTTGTTTTTTCTTACCATTTGCGTTTATGGTGGCGGAGTTTGGGTCTGCATATCCCAGCGCCAAAGGGGGAATTTATACGTGGATGGCGGCGTCCGTTAACCCCCGGTATGCCTTTGTGGGGATTGTGATGTGGTATACCTCCTTCATTACGTGGATGCTGAATACCAGTTCCATTATCTGGATTCCGATTTCTACGGCCATCTTTGGGGTGGATAAAACCCAGAGCTGGCATCTGTTTGGCCTTAACGATGTTCAGACGCTAGGGATCTTAGCAGTGTCCCTGGTGGCCCTCGTGACCTTTGTGGCTAGCCGGGGGTTAAAGCAGTTTAAACTGATTACCTCCATTGGGGGAACGGCCATGCTACTGGCCAGCTTCATTTTGATTGTGGGGGGAAGTATTATCCTGCTCTTGAACGGACATCCCCTTCAGCCGTTGAGTTTGCTGAGCTTCTTTAAATCCCCCAATCCGGATTACCAGACGGGAATTGCCGTGCTTGGTTTTTCCGTTTACGCAATTTTTGCCTTTGGGGGGATTGAAATTATAAGTGGGCTGGTTGATCAAACCAAGCAGCCCCAAAAGACCTTTCCCCGGGGTATTGCGATTAGTGCTAGTTTAATTACGATTGTCTACGCCCTCGGGATCTTTGTGACGGGGATGTTTACGAACTGGAACCAGGTCTTTAATGCTAATGGAGGTCAGCACGTCAACATTGGCAACGAAGCCTTTATTGCCATGAATAACTTTGGTTACCAACTAGGCCTCGCGTTGCACTATCCCCACGCTGTTGCCGTCCAAATGGGCCTCTGGGTGGCTCGCTACATCGGCT from Fructilactobacillus ixorae includes the following:
- a CDS encoding nitroreductase family protein, with protein sequence MNTQLLDLMKQRRTIYHLGKNVQFDQAELYRYIKEIVRNTPSAFNSQPVRAVVLFNEHHAALWDIVETTLEEQVAPDAFLRTKAKISSFRDAYASILFYTDMDVVKDYTDNPALATYQYQEYNWSEEAQGNAQFAVWTGLEENGLGVNIQHYDPLINAAVASRFELPASWQLRAEMNFGSIEKPADAKEFMDDADRFKLFQ
- a CDS encoding MFS transporter, which gives rise to MRKFREWGLAMLLIIVAAGLIMLMQWQKHTVILGYDTFFHFNRIYDAAQQLQTGRFNYFMSNYGYQQSGQMINALYGPYFAYVLGLVLWLTGSWFSFQLVTGTLILVGAGVSAWVLFCRLHVHRSLAILGALIYLGQNFITYWITSAAFLDWGAMILPLAVLMGLGLLDGRPTKISWGLGLVIALLIEMHTLSAVMTCLMLVPFALVGWWRSKTKGRYLGRLGLNALGALVLTANYLVVFVNVMLHNHLVAPFAVKSLAQGAMHFLSPNWMQTDLGIVFIVIISGQIALLWLVRPQRRLNYFLTGIGLVFFYISSNLFPWRLVGRYLPFLNHFLQFPSRFFSFAALLILAGFLMSLTTVLDMPKLHWVHGSLYALVGLLTVMTVMLGMRNVKFQADNNWHGQTEPPQVGVYTPVKHRHDYYQPGVTNARLKADFASSDLNRPLLDERRGITDYLPNNSGRVNVRHLQTQYQTQIMSRSSRFTKHVDRQGQLHVAWRESQAAVTTIPVVAYHDTRVRLNGQTLQRGQHADANHFSVTEIGAIQVLTRSGANQVTVSYQPASWITGARLISLGAWFLVFGWGWCLCFRYLFKRCWCGLTRF
- a CDS encoding methylated-DNA--[protein]-cysteine S-methyltransferase gives rise to the protein MQRLYWDAININDQKVFYTVTDAGLNFVSSPDCGVSQVLRFYAAPFEYSHDHQQTDGYRKALKRYLKGKSESFGFPLDYLVDGTPQQEEVWQLISAIPYGKTLKLADLAAQLRVDPATVRAAMQACPLWLVVPLHRVVELGDDCGYRTNAAMRTYLRNLEQSPKSELRELL
- the yjeM gene encoding glutamate/gamma-aminobutyrate family transporter YjeM, producing MNNRKLTLISLVLIIFTSIFNFVNIPRAFYLMGYASIIFYLIAAVCFFLPFAFMVAEFGSAYPSAKGGIYTWMAASVNPRYAFVGIVMWYTSFITWMLNTSSIIWIPISTAIFGVDKTQSWHLFGLNDVQTLGILAVSLVALVTFVASRGLKQFKLITSIGGTAMLLASFILIVGGSIILLLNGHPLQPLSLLSFFKSPNPDYQTGIAVLGFSVYAIFAFGGIEIISGLVDQTKQPQKTFPRGIAISASLITIVYALGIFVTGMFTNWNQVFNANGGQHVNIGNEAFIAMNNFGYQLGLALHYPHAVAVQMGLWVARYIGLSMFLALMGAFTTVVFSPIKQLVEGTPAHMWPAWLRKVKQDLPVNAMKIQALIVMAFILLVSFGGKDAKMFFQIVVSMTNVSMSLPYLFVAFAFWQFRKKRVAHPFVFFKSYPVARLASIVVLVTVGAAILFTLIAPVMSGQWSTTLWMILGPGLFITVALLWSRKTD